Proteins co-encoded in one Strix uralensis isolate ZFMK-TIS-50842 chromosome 2, bStrUra1, whole genome shotgun sequence genomic window:
- the LOC141939569 gene encoding protocadherin-17-like, protein MPQFPAASQAENADYRTNLFVPTVEANVETETYETVNPTGKKTFCTFGKDKREHTILIANVKPYLKAKRALSPLLQEVPSASSSPTKTCIEPCTSTKGPLDGCEVKSGALAEPSSQYLSTDSQYLSPSKQSKDTPFIASDQMARAFADVHSRVSRDSSEMDSVLEQLDRSARDLGRESVDAEEVVREIDKLLQDCRGSDPVAIRK, encoded by the coding sequence ATGCCACAGTTCCCTGCAGCCAGTCAGGCTGAGAATGCAGATTATCGCACAAATCTCTTTGTACCCACAGTTGAAGCTAATGTTGAGACTGAGACATATGAAACTGTGAATCCCACTGGGAAAAAGACTTTTTGTACATTTGGGAAAGACAAGAGAGAGCACACTATTCTCATTGCCAATGTTAAACCTTACTTAAAAGCCAAACGTGCCCTGAGTCCTCTGCTTCAGGAGGTTCCCTCAGCATCGAGCAGCCCAACCAAGACATGCATTGAGCCTTGCACCTCAACAAAAGGACCACTGGATGGTTGTGAAGTGAAATCAGGAGCCTTGGCTGAACCAAGCAGCCAGTACTTGTCAACTGACAGTCAGTATCTATCGCCTAGTAAACAGTCAAAAGACACTCCCTTCATTGCATCAGATCAGATGGCTAGGGCCTTTGCAGATGTGCATTCCCGAGTGAGCCGAGACTCGAGTGAGATGGACTCTGTTCTGGAGCAGTTAGACCGTTCAGCCCGGGATCTAGGCAGGGAGTCGGTGGATGCCGAGGAAGTTGTGAGAGAAATAGACAAGCTCTTGCAGGACTGTCGGGGAAGTGACCCTGTGGCCATCAGAAAGTGA